The window ctcaaaatttcagggcacaaaacaaactaaaatgcacgttaaactataagtgatttaaatgaaaaataacatttgaaaacttttattgaataacattaaaaatatatctcAAGTGCGAAATTTCAATCTGTCCGTGTTCGTAATAAATATCAACTATTTGTATGAATTACTATAATTATAATAAGTTTCGCCTGGATATCCCTTATCAGAGAAATTTGATTCGAagtgaacttgaaaatttcaatattatgcAAAATTAAAATAGATTGTTTTATAACATCTAAAGTATGACATttcaagattgaaaaaaatatgaaggaCAACAAGTTTATTTGATGTGATCTaattatatggtttttttttcagcttGTACTGCCTCCATTAGTCCTTACCTCATGTTTACAGATCATTGTAATATATCCAGCATCatctttttgaaaattaatgcaacattgcaaaattgCAATTGTTTCTGTTTCTGCTGTTTGCTTAttatccagtgacaaatatttcattcatattaaaactggcatttttttaataatacaaaataaattgcaCCAAACActatagctttttttttttttttatactcacCCACTTTAATTAATAGAAATGAGTTAAAACTGATTTTACATGGCGTtaaaaaataccattgaaagttTATTATCGGATTGTTAACCTTATCTATCCGTGAATTTAGAGATTTACACGACGGGTGATACAGTCAGTGACTCCTGATTATTAAGTCaaaatcatcaatttaaaaaatgtctTCTCGTCGTTGTATAACCTTTTGTACTAGAGTTGCATATTACTTTTAGAAAATGTAAAACCAGAATAAAATAGAACTTGTCTTGAAtagaattgagaaaggaaatgcagaatctgtcaaaaagacaacatccTGGCCAAAGAACCGAATTTTaggtttattatagtttttgttCCGTATGATCCGAGTGGGATCCATCCCCTTTCCACTTAGAAGATGAGTGGCCGGGATCTCTAAAGCCGATTTTGGCGATTTTTGTAGGAGATTTAAGTAAACTTCTAAAGCAGttataaaacaagtgaaacaTCGAGTTACTGcttactgatgatacccccgccgaaatatttcggtaaacaggaagttgttgagtgatgaatctgaaaacgcatcgcACGATATAACTGaattatataaaccctgaaaccaaatttcagaaatcattgtaatGTAGTTCCTAAGAGATATGCGACGAATATATtcatgggacgaacggacggactgacggatggattGACTAACGGACAGACAGGGgttaaacagtatacccccaaTTTTTTAAAGTGAGTGATATAATTATGaactgatatttgtttcataCTAACAGTTTTAAACGCATTGCAAATTTGTATGCCCcccctacgatagtagagggcattatgttttctggtctgtaggtccgttcgttcgttcgacgtaccgttcgttcgttcgttcgacttaccgttcgttcgtccgttcgttcgtcccagttcaggttaaagtttttggtcaaggtagtttctgattaagttgaagtccaatcaacttgaaacttagtacacatgttccttaaaGCGTGGCAAAATAAAAGACGAAAAATTCAGACAGACTTTCTTCTCTTTCGTACTTAATTTCTTGTAAGCAAACTCTCTCGTGTGGTTGACCATGCAAGATTTTCCGCATTTTGCATGCATAATGTTGCgacaaatattaaattattttcttagGTTCTTCATACAATAACTTGCCgtattaaaagtataaaagaaaTCCAGCTGCGGaaaaaaacttttagaaaatatttaagtggttttttttttacacaacattggtattgtttatatattgtagAAGGTTAATACGTGTATCATCACACATCGTGGTACTATGTATTAATGAGACATGGTGATGTGTGggattttgttatattgtttataaatcattCCTCTCAAGACAATAAGAATATACAGCGTATGTCAAAACATGCATTTGAAAAGTTTGAATAGAAATTTAtcacaaaattaaatttcaaatcgtAAATACGGCATTATTTTACAGAAGTATTTAAATGTAATATAAGAATATACTATTCAGTTCGCATGGATAACGCTATGTTTAGAAAAAATATCGGTTTGTTCTACGTTACATTCTAGCGTTGACTACCGATAACGACGTCAAATGCGATAAGGGTGGTTTTTGCTTGACGGGCGtcatatataaaaacataaaataagactTTTTTAAATAACGAGGatgtataaaaattgtttttctctcaataaaACTAACTGTGCAACTGTACCATGTCATCACAGTAGTTTTCTATTAGTGTGATGtgtttgaatgttttaatttgccatttgattagggattttccgatttgaatttcataagatcagtatttttgtttttatttttacggTTCTTGCTTTTTTAATGAACATGAAAAGTGTTACCCTACGAaaaatttactttatttatttttatttgaaaaatcagTTACACGCAaagcaaaatatttgaattatgtatatcgtataaatatatatatcaagtcTCATAATATATGTAATTACAGTactataaacttttattttataaatcaaagccGGCAAATCTTTAGCAGACTAGACATCCTGTACTTTATCTTCATAATAGTGTGTTATagtattgttttatttgtcttgATGAATATTACtttcattgttttgtcagtttttggtgatatccatttgacgtgaacTTTTACATGCCGTCATTGTGTTCTATGATGatgtttgtattcttgtctttcatttttgctaatgtgctttgtttatatatCTATGTCTTTgccttttttgtgcttctttgtttgttttatagtgattaagattatgatTATAATTagatgttgactgttgtacccctatttttggcatttttacatattatgtctgtttttttgttcacacatcgttgtcaatataatgcaattttatacgactgtcatacaaccGAGAGGTTTAGATATCTATAAAGCCAGGTTCAATTCGTCATGTTCTACACATGGAAATGCCCAtaaaaagtcagaaatatggcagttgttatccattcgtttgttgtgtttgggcttttgattttgacgtttgttaAGGgcctttccgttttgagttttcctaagagttcagtatttttgtgatgttactttCTACAATCCTGTATTGTTGATAACCTGCTACAGTTTTCTCCAAAATCTTTGAATGCTAGTTTACCAGtttctaattttgaaatatgAAGTTAGAAATGGATTCTGAAATTCGATCATCTATTTACGTCTCAGGAAACAAATATATCTAAATGATTTATTGTTTTACAGCAGATTCCAGCGAGTATGAAGCTATAGGtagattctttggttagcttccctgttagctcaaccatgaaatcattattaCCTTTAAATTGGGAGGAGCATAGCACCAATTTATCATCCAATGAAAACACTTATATCAATAGCctgtttattattataatatgtatgtttcatACAAACAGGTTTACCTAGAAAACTTTGCAAATGATTTTCATTTCTATCagtttttgattgaattaaaaaacttttactacaataaattaaaaacgGAGTAACGTTTTATgtcttgtttaaaatatttacgcCGGGAATAagcagtttattttattttatagtgtCTTTTTGAGTATTCCCCATGCATGAAACTGTGTAATGCTCTAGGTGTCGTTTcttcatatatatacaatatacaaattttttaaaactaaaatctGTTATATTCACACAGAAAAGAAAAATTAGCATACTACTTAATATCATTCACAGTTAAAAATGCAACGAAAAAACAACAAACCAGCAAAATCTGCAGTTTTGAATTGAAAATATGGCAGCGTTTATGAACTACCATTTGGTCCGTAAACATTACCTTACTTTAAAGTTTCAGATAAATAATGTTTATGTCTCTACTTCATTTAGATTTAATGATCAAGTTATATGTACTTTTGGACACCTTCCAATCTTTTTTTACCTGTCAGGGTGTATTGTAAACAAACGTGTAAAACTTAAAGTTAAAACTTGCTAATCATAACCAACTACAGTTAATTAACTTGATGTAACAAATTCAAATCATATTATTATTGGTAATGTTTGATAATAGAGAACAAGTTAGGAATTTTAGCTTtcagttttttttcaacattcagtatcaaaataaaatactgactttacatttttatttaaattatgatgtaAGAAATTGAGGATTAGGGAAAAACAGAGAGAAAGGGTCATCATAATTCGATGTTTCTAAAATGATTTGTAATTTTATGAAAAGCTGTTCCACATGAGTTCAATCCTTCCAATGTTGAACTATCTAAATATTCTCCATCACTACTTCCTAATTGAATCGACATGAATGAAGCAAAACATTTGACACCTtcataaaaatgatgaaaatgaatcAAATACTAAATTGGCCCATAATGTTCTTTAAAATATACTGCAATAGAAAATAGTCAGTACTGAATAGCTTACATTTTGCATGTCGGGTCGGGTCGGGCCTTAATTTTATAGCTGATTGTACGGTAAAAAAAGTTCATGGTTGAAGGTCATATATACAGTTGTCTATAAATGCTATCATCCACCTCATTTGGTGGATCCGATAGTTAGCTCtcgcattgacaatcataccaccaTGAtctccataaaattgagaatggaaatggggaatgtatcaaagagacaacaacccgaccatagaaaaaacaacagcagaaggtcaccaacaggtcttcaatgtaacgagaaattcccgcaaccggaggcgtccttcagctggcccctaaacaaatatatactagttcagtgataatgaacgccatactaatttccaaattgtacacaagaaactaaaattaaaataatacaagactaacaaagaccagaggctcctgacttgggacatgcgcaaaaatgcggcggggttaaacatgttgatgagatctcaaccctcctcctatacctctagccaatgtagaaaagtaaacgcataacaacgtacatttaaaattcaattcaagagaagtccgagtctgatgtcagaagatgtaaccaaagaaaataaacaaaatatttgttttatgattgATATCTATGAAATAAGAAAACGGGAAAATTATCTTTATACGACTTATTACTTGATGAGCACAACTTTTAATGGTTCACAATCTTCTGTGAATTTTAAGATGTCTTGACTGAAAACTGGAGGCAAGTTGCTAACACACTGGTACGCTCTTTTGTAAATGTAACTTACAAACAACTGCATAACACGTGCATAAGTTAACTTAAAGCACTTTATTCTGCGAAATGTTAGGTATCTTGGTTAAATACGTCAAGGAGTagtaaattacattttcaaactacatttttttttgtaaattatgcCGATATATGACCTCCTTTAAAGTCTGAAAAATTAGTTTTTATGGTCCATAAAAGATTATGTTGGCTTGTTGTCCTATGTTTATACCACATGTCTCGTCAgttttatataaagaaataaaataagtcATAAAACAATGACACATTTATTTTACTTCTAGAAACAAGTTTTAAGTCAGCTGTGAAAATCACATATAGCCGCAATGTTGAAAATAACCAAAACAATCACTACGTGAAATGTCATTTACTGCATCACATATAGCTAACTCGGTATACTCATGTAAATAATCTGGAAATCTCCTTAAAAAGGACTTTATTTTAGAAAAACTGAGTTCGCAAGTATTAAGTTCAGGATGGTAAGGAGGCTGAAAAACTAGTCGTATTCCATGTTGTTGTAAAATATTTCTTAGGTTAGCTTCGGTAAATCGCCCATGATGGAAACCACAATTATCCATTACAACAACATCGCCAGGAGTAAGAAACGCATTACCGTGTACATCAGTTTCTTGCAATGCGTTGATAAAAAAGTTAAGCAAATGAAGTCCGTTTGAGGGACCATCAATAATGTTAAAATAGTCAATTCCTAACGGACTTTGCATCAGATTAATGGTATAATTTGCATTTGATGCATACCGTTGAATTTCAAAGGCTCTCTCACTAGGTAAAGAATGTCCATATTTCCTATTACCAGTTGTCAGAACAACAGAAGCTTCATCAAAACAATGAATTGAAAACGGATTAATATTTTCGATATTGTGTAGAAACAAGTCAAATTTAGCTTGAACTTGATCCGTTAATCCCTCTTTAGCTTTAATGGTTAGTTTTTTCCTTTTGAAGCAaagtttttttgtaataattctGCATATAGAAACAACACTAGGCACATTGTCAGGCTGGCATATCCCATCATTGactaatttgttttgaatttcttTATGATAAAGCGATGGCTGTCTATACAGATAGTACTCAATTGCTGTAAGAATATTTTCATTGACCAAAACAGCTGGTCTCCTATATGGTTtatctgtaattgttccagtgtGCATATATctttgaatagttttattaacagttcttatatctacatttgttaactttgaaattttttcaacagattttcCTTCACCAAAATTGTCTATAATCCTACATTGTAATTCTTCTTGTAATAATTTTCCTCTTTTATAAAATCTCcctgcttttgatttttccatgtttGTGATATAAGTATTGACAAATTTTAGCTATTCTAAACGGCAATACTATGTCTATTTAGGATATTTCGGAACAATTGTAAATTTGTAATGTTactatatgttgtttttttcttcatgagATTTGggaataaatatcaatataatatatgagttaaaaatttgaaatattttgtctgTTATAAAATGTTAGTAGAATCTGATTTAAGAAACCTGCATATGGCCCCAGACAAATGTATAGGTATGCCATCCATACTTTCAAAGCAGGTAAGTGTAGAACATGAATAGCATGCTGTTAGCCCCACATTTGGATATTCTGTTACCTGAGTTACTATGTGACTTCTCTATTGTTAAACTCATTTGTCAACTCATTTGTCACATGACTTTTTGTGTGTTTCATTCTTatgttaaaattgataatggatgGGTTAAGTGTAGAAGAGTTCTTGGTACAAATAGGTCCAGAGTTTCAATCGTTTTCTTCAGTATTTAGGCAAAACGGATTTGATACTATTGGGAGTTTGAGATGCATTCGTGTGAATGAAGATATAGAAATAATGTTTAAAGAGGCTAACATTTGTTTGCTGTTAGGCAAAAAAAGACAGTTACAAAATGCGTTAAAGAATCTGAAAGATGTAAGTGAGTCGTGTGAGTTGTCAGCTACTTCCAAACAAAAGCCTGCAGAGAAGCCAAGTATGGGCAAAATTTCAGACGCCAACAAAGCTGCAATTTACTCACTTAAACGCCAACTGGACCATTCAGAAGCTGAACTTAATACAATGACTCTAGTAGAAAAGGCCAAAGACCAAGCAAGAAGATGTACAAACTGTCATGAAACAGGACATAAGGCAGATGGAAACAAAAACAACCAACCCTGCGCAAAACTGCCCTGTATGTCAATTAGCAACTGTGGCCAGGTTGATAAGCATCCTGAATATAcaatagaaaaaagaagaaaacaaagagAGGTTGGACAACTAAagcagaaaatgaaaaaaatgacagAGGAGCAGAAAATGTTAGAGACATACACACTGACTAGAAAACATGATTTTATCAGCAATATGAGAGAGAGATTAAGAGCTTCGAATCCTAGGAAATATATTGATGGTTCTGTATTGATGAGGGACTTATTTGccttaaaaacacatttcaaagGCGAGGCACCAACTGAAAATGGAAGAGACAGTTTGGACTTTTCAGAAGCTCTCTGTTCCATTGACAAGAAAAGAGAAAATCTCCAGGTTAATTCCTTCAAAAGAAACATGAAAATTGAAGATGATGACATTTCTACAAACATGAAGGCCGCCAAATTAGCTTTCCCCATGTGTCAGCCTCAGCCTCAACCTCAGTTTCCGTATCCCTATCTATATCCAATGTATCATCAAATGCCTTTCTTTCCAAATGTTAATTCCGGGCAAATGTCTGCCACATTCAACCCGCAGATACAAGGATTTCCTACCAGTAATCTGTTTTCCGACACGAGTGTGAAACCAGAACCAAAATCACCACCAAAAAATCCGATGGAAATATTAGCTGAAGCAGCACTCAAACATAGTCCGATAAACTATGAtgctgatgatgatgatgatgaaagtgatttttgataataaaaaagggggggggggtaaatttttctcatttcagatttcataaataaaaagaaaatttattcaaacatttttttgagaggattaatattcaacagcaaagtgaattgctcaaaggcaaaaaaaatattttaagttcattagaccacattcattctgtgtcagaaacctatgctgtgtcaactatttaatcacaatccaaatttagagctgaatccagcttaaatgttgtgtccatacttgccccaaccgttcagggttcaacctctgcggtcgtataaagatgTGACCTGAGGAGCCTCTGGTTTAAAAGAtaacagggatctccatggcctgtttaacgatggcgccccacCAACGTTCAAATGTCTTGCACCATCGTTAAATTGTCCTGCGCCATCGTTAAaatgtcttccgccatcgttcaaaacttcatcgttttttgcagcctgacgccatttttttatcaattataatcaaattgcataacccttaggctttttatgttacaatccaatacagttctaacgcctgagggatatccggattaagatcgctaatcacttgtagctgagcttgtacaggtagatcaacaagccagacaggagaatactatctgaggatagacgatccatttgtcgaataaatcaactaagtttcagcaaatgattatgataattgagattaaataaataaattaataatccagttacaaagaaaacagtttaacaagtcgaacacgtgctttattttgacttacacaatcagcatcccccttttttaagaagtacaaaataagacgcaaaacagtaaatattatttcattgcaaataactcgagtactgctgtaacgataatttagaattattttaaaagtttaaaagtaaaaacttaaatatttcctgaaaaaaaatatcgtatcgtaattccgaattaatttcgtatattacaatcaaattgatacatccgcgtttccggtttctattcagcctcgaaagatgcatgttgcacagcatcaatttgccagataaagtcattaaaaacctttttatttgtcaatgtttgctttacaaatctctttaacctttaacataacccgtacgaatcgttttgttgttgctgcaaatcagcataccggtaatgggttctgaatttgacagtgtccatgaaaaataagctccacatcatatgatttttaacccccataataattaccaaaaatacaagaaatctacatggggaccttcatgacagcttttggtcattcttgACTAAGGGgtgga is drawn from Mytilus edulis unplaced genomic scaffold, xbMytEdul2.2 SCAFFOLD_1177, whole genome shotgun sequence and contains these coding sequences:
- the LOC139508537 gene encoding uncharacterized protein; translated protein: MEKSKAGRFYKRGKLLQEELQCRIIDNFGEGKSVEKISKLTNVDIRTVNKTIQRYMHTGTITDKPYRRPAVLVNENILTAIEYYLYRQPSLYHKEIQNKLVNDGICQPDNVPSVVSICRIITKKLCFKRKKLTIKAKEGLTDQVQAKFDLFLHNIENINPFSIHCFDEASVVLTTGNRKYGHSLPSERAFEIQRYASNANYTINLMQSPLGIDYFNIIDGPSNGLHLLNFFINALQETDVHGNAFLTPGDVVVMDNCGFHHGRFTEANLRNILQQHGIRLVFQPPYHPELNTCELSFSKIKSFLRRFPDYLHEYTELAICDAVNDISRSDCFGYFQHCGYM
- the LOC139508534 gene encoding uncharacterized protein produces the protein MLKLIMDGLSVEEFLVQIGPEFQSFSSVFRQNGFDTIGSLRCIRVNEDIEIMFKEANICLLLGKKRQLQNALKNLKDVSESCELSATSKQKPAEKPSMGKISDANKAAIYSLKRQLDHSEAELNTMTLVEKAKDQARRCTNCHETGHKADGNKNNQPCAKLPCMSISNCGQVDKHPEYTIEKRRKQREVGQLKQKMKKMTEEQKMLETYTLTRKHDFISNMRERLRASNPRKYIDGSVLMRDLFALKTHFKGEAPTENGRDSLDFSEALCSIDKKRENLQVNSFKRNMKIEDDDISTNMKAAKLAFPMCQPQPQPQFPYPYLYPMYHQMPFFPNVNSGQMSATFNPQIQGFPTSNLFSDTSVKPEPKSPPKNPMEILAEAALKHSPINYDADDDDDESDF